A genome region from Hevea brasiliensis isolate MT/VB/25A 57/8 chromosome 9, ASM3005281v1, whole genome shotgun sequence includes the following:
- the LOC110653388 gene encoding protein transport protein SEC23 A has product MAKQPQPSLGYPLTVTPTNPDTSTPQPEKTPIPPSPPMLPGAPRFPSPNLQQDQNPSPSIKTPNLLSPFNGIKSGSPIPHLSTPPGPPVFTSPVRPAAVPFRTSPATPQPVAFSTGSSLPTSSPPHFSNGSVELQHQVPQATEDSISIEELPCVLFSAHKVLKQKKLANVSSLGFGALISPGREISPGPQITQRDPYRCQNCGAYANLYCKILLGSGQWQCVICRKLNGSDGEYIAPSKEDLRHLPEMSSPMVDYVQTGNKRPGFVPVSDSRMSAPIVLVIDDCLDEPHLQHLQSSLHAFVDSLPPTARIGIILYGRTVSVYDFSEESMASADVLPGDKSPSQESLKALIYGTGVYLSPMHASKEVAHLIFSSLRPYKLNIAEVSRDRCLGTAVEVALGIIQGPSAEMSRGVVKRAGGNSRIIVCAGGPNTYGPGSVPHSFSHPNYPHMEKMALKWMEHLGHEALRHNTVVDILCAGTCPVRVPVLQPLAKASGGVLVLHDDFGEAFGVNLQRASTRASGSQGLLEIRCSDDILITQVVGPGEEAYVDTREAFKIDTSLSIQMLSVEETQSFSLSMEIKGDIKSDCVYFQFAIQYSGIYQADISRVITVRLPTVDSVSAYLESVQDEVAAILIAKRTLLRAKNYSDALDMQATIDERIKDIALKFGSQVPKSKLHRFPEELSLLPEFLFHLRRGPLLGNIVGHEDERSVLRNLFLNASFDLSLRMVAPRCLMHREGGTFEELPAYDLAMQSDTAVVLDHGTDVFIWLGAELAADEGRSAAALAACRTLAEELTELRFPAPRILAFKEGSSQARYFVSRLIPAHKDPPYEQEARFPQLRSLTTEQRTKLKCSFIHFDDPSFCEWIRSLKVVPPEPS; this is encoded by the exons ATGGCTAAACAACCACAACCTTCCCTTGGGTATCCTCTCACTGTTACTCCTACAAACCCCGATACATCAACACCTCAACCTGAGAAAACTCCAATTCCTCCCTCTCCTCCAATGCTACCTGGAGCCCCTAGATTTCCTTCTCCTAATTTGCAACAAGATCAAAACCCTTCTCCCTCAATCAAAACTCCAAATTTACTATCACCATTCAATGGGATAAAAAGTGGAAGCCCGATTCCTCATTTAAGCACTCCCCCTGGCCCTCCTGTTTTTACGTCACCAGTCCGGCCCGCTGCTGTGCCTTTTCGGACTTCTCCTGCAACCCCTCAGCCAGTTGCTTTCTCGACAGGATCCTCATTGCCCACATCATCACCACCCCATTTCTCAAATGGGTCAGTAGAGTTGCAGCACCAAGTTCCCCAAGCTACAGAGGATTCAATATCCATTGAGGAATTACCATGTGTCTTATTCTCTGCTCACAAG GTGCTGAAGCAGAAGAAACTTGCAAATGTATCCAGTTTGGGTTTTGGGGCTTTGATTTCTCCTGGGAGGGAGATTTCACCAGGACCTCAGATAACACAGCGTGATCCCTATCGTTGCCAAAATTGTGGAGCTTATGCaaatctctattgcaagatattACTTGGTTCAGGCCAGTGGCAATGTGTAATTTGCAGGAAATTGAATGGAAGTGATGGCGAATACATAGCTCCAAGCAAAGAAGATCTTCGTCACTTACCAGAAATGTCATCACCCATGGTTGACTATGTTCAAACTGGGAACAAGAGACCTGGTTTTGTTCCAGTTTCTGATTCCAGAATGTCTGCACCCATTGTTCTTGTTATAGATGACTGTTTAGATGAACCACACCTGCAACATTTACAAAGCTCCTTGCATGCGTTTGTCGATTCACTTCCCCCTACAGCAAGAATTGGAATCATATTGTATGGCCGTACAGTATCAGTTTATGATTTTTCAGAGGAATCAATGGCATCTGCTGATGTACTTCCTGGTGATAAATCACCTTCTCAGGAATCCTTGAAAGCATTGATCTATGGAACTGGCGTGTACTTGTCACCAATGCATGCTTCAAAAGAAGTGGCACAcctaattttttcatcattaaGACCGTATAAATTGAACATTGCGGAAGTTTCAAGAGATCGGTGCCTGGGTACTGCAGTTGAGGTTGCACTGGGTATAATTCAAGGACCATCTGCAGAAATGTCTCGAGGTGTAGTCAAACGGGCTGGAGGTAATAGCAGAATTATTGTGTGCGCTGGTGGGCCTAACACTTATGGCCCTGGATCTGTCCCACATTCTTTTAGTCACCCAAATTATCCTCATATGGAAAAGATGGCATTAAAATGGATGGAGCATCTGGGTCACGAAGCTCTTCGACACAATACAGTGGTTGACATTTTATGTGCTGGAACGTGTCCTGTTAGAGTTCCAGTTTTGCAGCCTCTTGCAAAAGCTTCTGGGGGTGTTTTGGTTCTTCATGATGACTTTGGAGAAGCATTTGGTGTAAACTTGCAAAGGGCATCTACTAGGGCATCAGGTTCCCAGGGATTATTGGAGATTCGGTGTTCTGATGATATTCTTATTACTCAAGTCGTGGGTCCTGGTGAAGAGGCATACGTAGACACTCGTGAAGCTTTCAAAATTGACACTTCTCTCTCAATTCAAATGTTAAGTGTAGAAGAAACCCAGAGCTTTTCTCTTTCCATGGAAATTAAAGGAGACATCAAAAGCGACTGTGTATATTTCCAGTTTGCAATTCAATACTCGGGCATTTATCAAGCTGATATTTCAAGAGTTATTACTGTTAGATTGCCTACTGTTGATAGTGTTTCTGCATATCTTGAAAGTGTTCAAGATGAAGTGGCTGCAATCCTTATTGCCAAGAGGACTCTCTTGCGAGCTAAAAACTATTCTGATGCACTTGATATGCAAGCAACAATAGATGAGAGAATTAAAGACATTGCTTTGAAATTTGGGTCCCAGGTACCTAAGTCAAAACTTCATCGATTCCCCGAAGAACTCTCATTGTTACCAGAGTTCCTTTTCCATCTTAGAAGGGGACCACTTTTGGGGAACATTGTTGGACATGAAGATGAGAGGTCTGTGTTACGGAATTTGTTTCTCAATGCGTCCTTTGATCTTTCACTCCGTATGGTAGCACCTCGTTGTTTAATGCACCGGGAAGGGGGCACTTTTGAAGAATTACCTGCTTATGACCTAGCAATGCAGTCTGATACAGCTGTTGTTCTTGACCATGGTACTGATGTCTTCATCTGGTTG GGTGCTGAACTAGCTGCTGATGAAGGAAGAAGTGCAGCAGCTTTGGCAGCTTGCAGAACATTAGCTGAAGAGCTCACCGAATTGCGGTTTCCAGCTCCTAGAATCCTTGCATTTAAG GAGGGGAGCTCTCAAGCTCGATACTTTGTTTCTCGCCTGATACCAGCGCATAAGGATCCTCCTTATGAGCAG GAGGCAAGATTCCCACAGCTTCGATCTTTGACAACAGAACAACGAACAAAGCTAAAATGCAGCTTTATTCACTTTGATGATCCTAGTTTCTGTGAGTGGATACGAAGCTTGAAAGTGGTGCCACCAGAACCAAGTTAA
- the LOC110653299 gene encoding uncharacterized protein LOC110653299 yields MSNHDSQDDLIQLAAFLLWFIWKCRNALVFNGQNQPPHQVIQAAISSQLEFNRAKDSASPSQVRADTLRTIFWFPPTRGTLKVNFDTAVDSKNGRSSMGIVVQDHSGNCVDWYFKVYPYLSDPLILESMACRDSISLILNRGFQRTIVEGDSDILINAIPTQCPPSGIASLVNDIQQMSQSLDFLSFSVVKRSCNRAAHCLAQKPLHVPFCRRNAVLQYIIQNTSAIKKNVASPLYSSMTPPLL; encoded by the coding sequence ATGTCAAATCATGATAGCCAAGATGACCTCATTCAGCTTGCGGCTTTCCTATTGTGGTTCATCTGGAAATGCAGAAATGCTCTGGTATTCAATGGTCAAAACCAGCCTCCCCACCAAGTTATCCAGGCTGCTATCTCTTCCCAATTGGAATTTAACAGGGCTAAAGATTCTGCTTCTCCATCTCAAGTTAGAGCAGATACCCTCAGAACCATTTTTTGGTTCCCTCCCACTAGAGGCACACTGAAAGTTAACTTTGACACTgcagtggactcaaaaaatggaAGAAGTTCAATGGGTATAGTTGTCCAAGATCATTCTGGCAACTGTGTGGACTGGTATTTCAAAGTCTATCCTTATTTGTCGGACCCTTTAATTCTAGAGAGCATGGCTTGCCGAGACTCCATTTCCTTAATCCTTAACAGGGGTTTTCAGAGAACTATTGTAGAAGGTGACTCTGATATCCTCATTAATGCAATTCCGACTCAGTGCCCTCCATCAGGTATTGCTAGTTTGGTTAATGATATCCAACAAATGTCTCAATCCTTGGATTTTCTTTCTTTTAGTGTTGTTAAGCGTTCTTGTAATAGGGCAGCTCACTGTTTAGCTCAGAAGCCTTTGCATGTGCCTTTTTGCCGTAGAAATGCTGTTCTTCAATACATTATACAAAACACTTctgcaataaaaaaaaatgtagcaTCGCCACTGTACTCTTCCATGACACCGCCACTACTTTAG
- the LOC110653387 gene encoding proline--tRNA ligase, cytoplasmic produces the protein MAGGGKKKEVKKETGLGLSFKKEESFGEWYSEVVVNGEMIEYYDISGCYILRPWAMSIWEIMQAFFDAEIKKMKIKNCYFPLFVSSSVLEKEKDHVEGFAPEVAWVTKSGKSDLEIPVAIRPTSETVMYPYFSKWIRGHRDLPLKLNQWCNVVRWEFSNPTPFIRSREFLWQEGHTAFATKAEADEEVLQILELYRRIYEEFLAIPVIKGRKSEMEKFAGGLYTTSVEAFIPNTGRGIQGATSHCLGQNFAKMFEINFENEKGEKGMVWQNSWAYSTRTIGVMVMVHGDDKGLVLPPKVASVQVIVVPVPYKDADTQGIFDACTETVDTLCKAGIRAEADFRDNYSPGWKYSHWEMKGVPLRIEIGPKDLANNQVRAVRRDNAAKKDISRVNLVEQVKCILDDINQSLFDAAKQKRDACIQVVKTWDEFKEALSHRKMILAPWCDEEEVEQDVKERTRGEMGAAKSLCTPFEQPELPEGTKCFASGKPAKKWTYWGRSY, from the exons ATGGCTGGTG GGGGTAAAAAGAAGGAGGTGAAGAAAGAGACTGGGTTAGGACTCTCCTTTAAGAAGGAAGAGAGCTTTGGAGAGTGGTATTCAGAg GTGGTCGTCAATGGTGAGATGATTGAGTACTATGACATTTCTGGATGTTATATTTTGAGGCCGTGGGCAATGTCAATTTGGGAGATCATGCAA GCATTCTTTGATGCTgaaatcaagaaaatgaaaattaagaACTGCTACTTCCCTCTTTTTGTTTCATCTAGTGTCTTGGAAAAGGAGAAGGACCACGTAGAGGGCTTTGCTCCAGAG GTTGCTTGGGTGACAAAATCCGGGAAATCTGACTTGGAAATTCCTGTAGCTATTCGTCCAACCAGTGAGACAGTTATGTACCCCTACTTTTCTAAGTGGATAAGGGGACACCGAGACTTGCCTTTGAAACTTAACCAGTGGTGCAATGTTGTTCGTTGGGAATTTAGCAATCCCACTCCATTTATCAG GAGCCGGGAGTTCCTTTGGCAGGAAGGGCATACTGCATTTGCGACAAAGGCAGAAGCGGATGAGGAG GTCCTTCAAATATTGGAACTATATAGACGTATATATGAAGAATTCTTGGCTATTCCTGTTATAAAAGGCAGGAAAAGTGAGATGGAGAAATTTGCTGGTGGACTTTACACCACTAGTGTTGAG GCATTTATTCCCAACACTGGACGTGGTATACAAGGTGCAACTTCTCACTGTTTGGgacaaaattttgcaaaaatgttTGAGATAAACTTTGAAAATGAGAAGGGAGAGAAGGGTATGGTGTGGCAGAACTCTTGGGCCTATAGCACTCGAACG ATTGGGGTGATGGTGATGGTTCATGGAGATGACAAAGGCTTGGTTCTGCCACCTAAAGTGGCATCTGTTCAAGTTATTGTGGTTCCAGTGCCATACAAAGATGCTGATACTCAAGGAATCTTTGATGCCTGCACTGAAACTGTGGATACTTTATGTAAGGCTGGCATTCGGGCGGAAGCTGATTTTAGGGACAATTATTCACCTGGTTGGAAATACTCTCACTGGGAAATGAAAGGTGTTCCCTTAAGGATTGAAATTGGGCCAAAAGACTTAGCAAATAATCAG GTACGGGCTGTTCGTCGTGACAATGCAGCAAAAAAAGATATAAGCAGGGTCAATCTGGTTGAGCAAGTAAAATGTATACTGGATGACATTAATCAAAGTTTGTTTGACGCTGCTAAGCAAAAGCGGGATGCTTGCATTCAAGTTGTAAAGACTTGGGATGAATTCAAGGAGGCTCTTAGCCATAGGAAAATGATCTTAGCTCCTTGGTGCGATGAGGAG GAGGTGGAGCAAGATGTGAAAGAACGAACAAGAGGGGAGATGGGAGCAGCCAAGAGCCTTTGTACACCATTTGAGCAGCCAGAACTCCCTGAAG GTACTAAATGCTTTGCCTCTGGAAAGCCTGCAAAGAAATGGACCTACTGGGGCAGAAGTTACTAG